The sequence below is a genomic window from Streptomyces sp. NBC_00582.
GACGGTGAGCGGGTCGACCACCGCGGTGCTCTTCACACCGCTCAGGTAGCCCTGGGCCAGGGTCCCCAGGGCGCCGAGCCTCGGCACGGCGTCGAAATTGTCCTTGACCACCTGCGCGGTCAGCTTCGACCCGTCGCTGAAGGTGACCCCCGACCTCAGGTGGAAGGTGAACGTGGTCGTGTCGGAGCTGATGTCCCAGCTCTCGGCCAGCCACGGCACGATCTTGCCGGTCGTGGGGTCCTGGTCCGTCAGGGAGTCCACGATCTGCCGCACCGAGTAGATGGTGTCGTTGCTGCCGACCTGCTGGGGATCCACGCAGCCGGCGTCCGAACCGACCGCGAAGGTCAGGGTTCCGCCGGCCTTCGCCGTGCCGCCGCCGGAGCCGGAGTCGTCGGTGCTCGACCCGCAGGCGGTCAGCAGCACACTGGTGGTCACCAGGGCGGTCACGGCCGCCCACCGGGAGGATCTGAAGACGGGAAGTGCTGTCACGGAGGGTGCTCCTACTCGTGTCACCAGGCACGGGGTGCCGTGGGCGCGGCCGTGCACGGGCGTGCGACCCCCGGCCGACGCGACACCGGCGGCGGCGGGGGGAGCGCTGGACAGACAGGGATCAGGAAGAACGGGGGAAAGCGAAGAGGGTGGGAACGGCCGTCAGCGATCGGCGGTGGGCGGTCCCGTCAGGCCGGACAGAGACAGCTCGTCGAGCGCTGCAGATCGATGTGACGCCGACGCGAGAGCCGGGAGAAGACCGCCGCGACGGCGAAGCAGGCGCTGAGCTCCCCACCGTGCCGCATACCGGTCCTCCACATCTCCGGCCCCGCTCAGGGGGCCACGCGCTTGCGGGAACCTCGGTGATCCCGCCGGGCTTTCACCTGGAGCACCCCACCGCGCGGGAGGGTTGCCGGTCAGCGAGCCAGGGCTTGACGCTGACACTCAATGCCGATCGTGATCGTACGGAGCGGTCTTGTCGTACGTCAATGCCGCAAGGCCGTCGGCGCCGCGACAGCCGTCGTGTCCGCCACGGTCGTAGCGCTGCGCCCGGCACACGGGTCGCCCTCCCGCACCGCCTCAGCGCCCCCACCGCGCGGGCGTCCCCAACTCCCTTCCCCCGAGGGCCGGTCCGCCGACCGTAACCGCACGCCGGCGTCCGAGTCGTCCACCGGACGCGCTCCTCAGGACCGAGCCGACCGGTGCGACGGCCTCAGGCCCTCAGGCCCCGCCCCGCTCGCGGGGAATCCTCTGGCCCGCCTCGATCGCCACCGGCAGACGGTTCTCGGCCGGCGGCAAGGGGCAGGTGGCCAGGTCGGTGTAGGCGCACGGCAGGTTCGCCGCGCGGTTGAAGTCCAGGACGACCGTGCCGTCGGCGGCGGGCGGCCCCACGGCGAGACTGCGGTTGGCCGCATAGGTGGTGACGCCGGAGGTCGCGTCGGTGAACAGGACCATGAGCTGTCCCGCTCCCCGTCCGGGGAACGCGGTCAAGGCCAGCGGGCGCCCGTCCAGCTCGAACTCGATCCTGCCCGGTGCGTCGTACACATGCTCAAGTCCTTCGACCGCCGCGCCCACGGTGGTCGGCCGGGGCACCTCGAAGGGGACGTACCGGCCGGTCACGGCCCAGCGCGGATCGGGGGCGTAGGCGGGCGTTCCGGTGAAAGCCGTCCGCAGCGGCGCGTCCGGGTGCCGGGGACGCACGATGTCGTGTCCGCCCCGCTTGGCGATCTCGATCACGGCGTCTCCCCAGACCGCGTCGACGCCGCCGCGCTCGGGAAGCACACCGAAGCGGTGTTCACCCCGCACCGGTGTTCCGTCGACGACCAGTTCCTCTCCTTCGTCGAGGTGGACGACGACCCCTTCGCCGCCGGTGTGCCACGCACCGGGCGCGTCGGGGAAGCGCTGCGGCCGCTCCTCCAGCC
It includes:
- a CDS encoding putative leader peptide — translated: MWRTGMRHGGELSACFAVAAVFSRLSRRRHIDLQRSTSCLCPA
- a CDS encoding DUF1684 domain-containing protein — its product is MTTEATTRDLHAFTENWLDWYRAQEARLADPHGFLAITGLHWLEERPQRFPDAPGAWHTGGEGVVVHLDEGEELVVDGTPVRGEHRFGVLPERGGVDAVWGDAVIEIAKRGGHDIVRPRHPDAPLRTAFTGTPAYAPDPRWAVTGRYVPFEVPRPTTVGAAVEGLEHVYDAPGRIEFELDGRPLALTAFPGRGAGQLMVLFTDATSGVTTYAANRSLAVGPPAADGTVVLDFNRAANLPCAYTDLATCPLPPAENRLPVAIEAGQRIPRERGGA